A part of Salvelinus sp. IW2-2015 linkage group LG16, ASM291031v2, whole genome shotgun sequence genomic DNA contains:
- the LOC111976008 gene encoding cyclin-dependent kinases regulatory subunit 1-like, with product MSKKEIYYSDKYTDEAFEYRHVMLPKPLSKLVPTSHLMTEDEWRGLGVQQSQGWIHYMIHKPEPHILLFRRPLPKD from the exons ATGTCGAAGAAAGAAATTTATTACTCTGACAAGTACACAGATGAAGCATTCGAGTACAG GCATGTTATGCTACCGAAACCGTTATCCAAGCTGGTGCCCACTTCTCATTTGATGACAGAAGATGAATGGAGGGGTCTGGGGGTGCAGCAGAGCCAGGGCTGGATCCACTACATGATCCACAAGCCAG AGCCGCATATATTGCTTTTCCGAAGACCTCTTCCAAAAGATTGA